The Pelodiscus sinensis isolate JC-2024 chromosome 30, ASM4963464v1, whole genome shotgun sequence genome has a window encoding:
- the LOC102448276 gene encoding olfactory receptor 1f45-like, with protein MEKAAGRNGTPINQFILLGFGNSPELQPLLCLVFLVIYLVTVVGNLLIVVLVVTDRHLHTPMYFFVGNLSWLETCYSCTILPRLLASLLTGDRTISVQGCIVQLYFFGVTSATENLLLTAMSYDRYLAICHPLRYAARMNGRFCCQLVSGSWISSFLGCTMGHIFFLQSTFCDSKEIDHFFCDVSPVIKLSCSDTRTHQTFTFTISAVGTIIPCLLTLASYVCIITAILRIPSSTGRQKAFSTCSSHLIVVIVYYGTVIAVYVVPTDNAPKILHKIFSVFYTVLTPMINPIIYCLRNKEVKESLRKTIVKLVARRNWHGV; from the coding sequence ATGGAGAAAGCTGCAGGAAGAAATGGAACGCCCATCAATCAATTCATCCTTTTAGGGTTTGGGAACAGCCCAGAACTACAGCCCCTACTCTGCCTTGTCTTCCTAGTGATCTACCTTGTGACCGTGGTTGGGAACCTCCTCATCGTTGTGCTAGTTGTGACTGATCGgcacctccacacccccatgtacttctttgTGGGAAACTTGTCCTGGTTGGAGACCTGCTACAGCTGCACcatcctgccccggctgctggccagtctcctgaCCGGGGACAGAACCATTTCTGTTCAGGGCTGCATCGTTCAATTATATTTCTTTGGTGTCACATCAGCTACAGAAAATCTGCTGCTCACGGCCATGTCCTACGATCGGTATCtagccatctgccatcccctccgCTATGCTGCTCGCATGAACGGCCGTTTCTGTTGCCAGCTGGTGTCAGGATCCTGGATAAGCAGCTTTCTGGGCTGCACCATGGGCCATATTTTCTTCTTGCAATCAACGTTCTGCGATTCCAAAGAaattgaccatttcttttgtgatgtATCACCCGTGATAAAATTGTCTTGTAGCGACACCCGGACTCACCAAACCTTCACGTTTACTATCTCTGCCGTGGGGACAATTATACCCTGTCTACTGACCCTGGCGTCCTACGTTTGTATCATCACGGCCATCCTGAGAATCCCGTCCAGcactgggaggcaaaaggccttttccacctgctcttcccacctcattgtggtgatTGTTTACTACGGGACCGTGATCGCTGTCTATGTGGTTCCAACAGATAATGCTCCCAAGATCCTAcacaaaatattctctgtcttctaCACAGTCCTGACTCCCATgatcaaccccatcatctactgcctgagaaacaaggaggtcaaaGAGTCCCTCAGAAAAACGATTGTGAAACTGGTGGCGCGCAGAAACTGGCATGGAGTCTGA
- the LOC102447285 gene encoding olfactory receptor 5AP2-like, protein MDLLEPTESQNSTSVTKFILLGLSSNPEEQLVLFGVFTAMYLVALVGNLLILLLVGLDSRLHTPMYFFLGNLSVVDISYISSTVPKVLTNYLSRDQSISWAGCLCQTFFFISFGGVECLILGVMAYDRYVAICHPLHYGTVMSRRLCALLAAAAWAFGLANSAVHASLLTILSFCQNNVLHHFFCDIPPLLQLSCSDTRINQIVTFIFGGGLVSGSLLGTLVSYVYIGRTILRIRTSAGRLKAFSTCTSHLTVVSLYFGTILFTYLRPNTTYSQEQDRALPVIYGIVIPMLNPIIYSLRNKDVKGALWKALARG, encoded by the coding sequence ATGGACCTCCTGGAGCCGACCGAGAGTCAGAACAGCACTTCGGTGACCAAATTCATCCTCCTCGGCCTCTCCAGCAACCCAGAGGAGCAGCTGGTCCTCTTTGGGGTCTTCACGGCCATGTACCTGGTTGCCCTGGTGGGCAACTTGCTCATCTTACTGCTGGTCGGCCTGGACTCCCGGCTCCACAcacccatgtacttcttcctggggaatTTGTCTGTGGTGGACATCAGCTACATCAGCTCCACCGTGCCCAAGGTGCTGACTAATTACCTGTCGCGGGACCAGTCCATTTCCTGGGCCGGCTGCCTCTGCCAGACATTTTTCTTCATCTCCTTCGGGGGGGTAGAATGCCTGATTCTGGGGGtgatggcctacgaccgctacgtggccatctgccacccactCCACTACGGCACGGTCATGAGCCGGCGGCTGTgcgccctgctggctgcagcagcctgggcctttgGCTTGGCCAACTCAGCCGTGCACGCGTCCCTGTTAACCATCCTGTCCTTTTGCCAGAATAACGTCCTCCACCACTTCTTCTGTGACATCCCCCCGCTCCTACAGCTCTCCTGCTCCGACACCCGGATCAACCAGATTGTTACCTTCATCTTTGGTGGTGGCCTCGTCTCTGGCTCTTTGCTGGGCACCCTGGTGTCCTACGTGTACATCGGGCGGACCATCCTCCGCATCCGCACCAGCGCCGGGCGCCTcaaggccttctccacctgcacctCCCATCTTACCGTGGTCAGCCTCTACTTCGGCACCATCCTCTTCACCTACCTCCGCCCCAACACCACCTACTCGCAGGAACAGGACCGAGCACTGCCCGTGATCTACGGCATCGTCAttcccatgctcaaccccatcatctacagcCTGCGGAACAAGGACGTGAAGGGGGCTCTCTGGAAAGCCCTGGCTAGGGGCTAG
- the LOC142821312 gene encoding olfactory receptor 5AR1-like, producing the protein MGLLEPTESQNSTSVTKFILLGLSSNPEEQLVLFGVFMAMYMVALVGNLLILLLVGLDSRLHTPMYFFLGNLSVVDIGYISSTVPKVLVNYLTQDQSISWDGCLCQMFFFISFGGMECLILGVMAYDRYVAICHPLHYGVVMSRWLCALLAAAAWALGLANSIVHSSLISILSFCRSHVLHHFFCHIPPLLQLSCSDTWINQIVTFIFGGALVLCSLLGTLVSYVSIGRAILRIRTRVGRLKAFSTCTSHLTVVSLYFGSILFTYLRPNTTYSQEQDRVLPVVYGIIIPMLNPIIYSLRNKDVKGALRKALSRG; encoded by the coding sequence ATGGGCCTCCTGGAGCCGACAGAGAGTCAGAACAGCACTTCGGTGACCAAATTCATCCTCCTCGGCCTCTCCAGCAACCCAGAGGAGCAGCTGGTCCTCTTTGGGGTCTTCATGGCCATGTACATGGTGGCCCTGGTGGGCAACTTGCTCATCTTACTGCTGGTCGGTCTGGACTCCCGGCTCCACAcacccatgtacttcttcctggggaatTTGTCTGTGGTGGACATTGGCTACATCAGCTCCACCGTGCCCAAGGTGCTGGTCAATTACCTGACGCAGGACCAGTCCATCTCTTGGGATGGCTGCCTCTGCCAGATGTTCTTCTTCATCTCCTTCGGTGGGATGGAGTGCCTGATTCTGGGGGtaatggcctacgaccgctatgtggccatctgccacccactGCACTACGGCGTGGTCATGAGCAGGTGGCTGTgcgccctgctggctgcagccGCCTGGGCCCTGGGCTTGGCCAACTCAATTGTGCACTCATCCCTGATATCCATCTTGTCCTTTTGTCGGAGCCACGTCCTCCACCACTTCTTCTGCCACATTCCCCCGCTCCTACAGCTCTCCTGCTCCGACACCTGGATCAACCAGATTGTTACCTTTATCTTTGGTGGTGCCCTCGTCTTATGCTCTTTGCTGGGCACCCTGGTGTCCTACGTGTCCATCGGGCGGGCCATCCTCCGGATCCGCACCCGGGTCGGACGCCTcaaggccttctccacctgcacctcccacctgacTGTGGTCAGTCTCTACTTTGGCAGCATCCTCTTCACCTACCTCCGCCCCAACACCACCTACTCACAGGAGCAAGACCGGGTGCTGCCTGTGGTCTACGGCATCATCAttcccatgctcaaccccatcatctacagcCTGCGGAACAAGGACGTGAAGGGGGCTCTCCGGAAAGCCCTGAGCAGGGGCTAG